The following coding sequences lie in one Cronobacter universalis NCTC 9529 genomic window:
- a CDS encoding YaiI/YqxD family protein, whose protein sequence is MPVWVDADACPKVIKEVLFRAAERTETPVILVANQPLRVPPSKFIRARQVPAGFDVADNEIVRCCEPGDLVVTADIPLAAEVIAKGAVALNPRGERYSEATIRERLTMRDFMDTLRASGIQTGGPDALSQRDRQQFAAELDKWLSGKKRQA, encoded by the coding sequence ATGCCAGTCTGGGTGGATGCCGACGCGTGTCCGAAAGTGATTAAAGAAGTGCTGTTCCGCGCCGCCGAGCGTACCGAAACGCCGGTGATTCTGGTGGCGAACCAGCCGCTGCGGGTGCCGCCGTCGAAGTTTATCCGCGCCCGCCAGGTGCCTGCGGGATTTGACGTGGCCGATAACGAAATTGTGCGCTGCTGCGAGCCGGGGGATCTGGTGGTCACGGCGGATATTCCGCTGGCGGCGGAAGTAATAGCCAAAGGCGCGGTAGCGCTGAACCCGCGCGGCGAGCGTTACAGCGAGGCCACCATTCGCGAGCGTCTGACGATGCGCGATTTTATGGATACGCTGCGCGCCAGCGGCATCCAGACCGGCGGCCCGGATGCCTTAAGCCAGCGCGACCGCCAGCAATTCGCCGCTGAACTCGATAAGTGGCTCAGCGGCAAAAAGCGCCAGGCTTAA
- a CDS encoding DUF421 domain-containing protein — MESVLRAAGMYFLLLVVLKIAGRRTLLEMNSFDFVLLLIISEATQQALLGNDFSFTGAAITIITLIVLDILLSYVKNAFPRLDLLLDGSPLILVENGRLLTARMKKAGISQDDILSSARTSQGIDRLEEIKFAILEKNGKISIIPADNQES, encoded by the coding sequence ATGGAAAGCGTATTGCGCGCCGCAGGCATGTATTTTTTGCTGCTGGTGGTGCTGAAAATCGCCGGTCGCCGCACGTTGCTGGAGATGAACTCCTTTGATTTCGTGCTGCTGCTGATCATCAGCGAGGCGACCCAGCAGGCGCTGCTCGGCAACGACTTCTCGTTTACGGGGGCGGCGATCACCATCATTACGCTGATCGTGCTCGATATTCTGCTGAGCTATGTGAAAAACGCGTTTCCGCGACTCGATCTGCTGCTTGATGGCTCGCCGCTGATCCTGGTGGAGAATGGCCGCCTGCTGACCGCGCGCATGAAAAAAGCGGGGATCTCGCAGGACGATATTTTAAGCTCGGCCCGCACCAGCCAGGGGATCGACCGGCTGGAGGAGATAAAATTCGCCATCCTTGAGAAAAATGGCAAAATCTCCATTATTCCCGCCGACAATCAGGAGTCGTAA
- a CDS encoding DUF2754 family protein — protein MQLSAKIRRDWHYYAVAIGLIFIMNGVIGLLGFEAKGWQTYAVGLVTWVICFWIAGFIIRRRPEAPNAAEE, from the coding sequence ATGCAACTCTCTGCCAAAATTCGCCGTGACTGGCACTATTATGCGGTCGCCATCGGCCTGATTTTTATTATGAATGGCGTGATTGGTCTGCTGGGATTCGAGGCGAAAGGCTGGCAAACCTACGCGGTGGGGCTGGTGACCTGGGTTATCTGCTTCTGGATAGCGGGTTTTATTATCCGCCGTCGCCCGGAAGCACCGAACGCGGCGGAAGAGTGA
- a CDS encoding DUF2076 domain-containing protein, which yields MQSEEQRLIDGLFDRLKTASENSAPRDADAERWIEQHMRTQPGAAYYMAQTLLIQEAAMKQLNGRIQALETEVAQLKQSASRQQSSGGFLAGLFGGNKSEPEAPRPQATPRGSDPIPGAQQYQSAPQAGYAPQAAAQYNNAPRGGGFMAGALQTAAGVAGGVVLGNMLTSMFSHHQPEEIVNIINEPAQPADNSPVNAVEDYNQADDSQFLNQDAGLQQDNGNDYVPASSDEDWNNDFAGDDFGGDDFGGDDDNWV from the coding sequence ATGCAATCTGAAGAGCAACGTCTGATTGACGGGCTTTTTGACCGGCTCAAAACCGCCAGCGAAAACAGCGCCCCGCGCGACGCGGACGCCGAACGCTGGATCGAGCAGCATATGCGCACCCAGCCGGGCGCCGCCTACTACATGGCGCAAACCCTTCTTATTCAGGAAGCGGCCATGAAACAGCTTAACGGCCGTATTCAGGCGCTCGAAACCGAAGTGGCGCAGCTGAAGCAGTCGGCGAGCCGCCAGCAGAGCAGCGGCGGTTTCCTGGCTGGCCTGTTCGGCGGCAACAAGAGCGAGCCGGAAGCCCCGCGTCCGCAGGCCACACCGCGCGGCTCCGATCCCATCCCCGGCGCGCAGCAGTACCAGAGCGCCCCGCAGGCTGGCTACGCGCCGCAGGCCGCGGCTCAGTATAATAACGCGCCGCGCGGCGGCGGCTTTATGGCGGGCGCCCTGCAAACCGCCGCGGGCGTGGCGGGCGGCGTAGTGCTCGGCAATATGCTGACCAGCATGTTCAGCCACCACCAGCCGGAGGAAATCGTCAATATCATCAACGAACCGGCGCAGCCGGCGGATAACAGCCCGGTGAATGCCGTTGAAGATTACAACCAGGCGGATGACAGCCAGTTCCTGAATCAGGACGCCGGGCTGCAACAGGACAACGGCAACGACTACGTGCCTGCCAGCAGCGACGAGGACTGGAACAACGATTTCGCGGGCGATGACTTCGGCGGCGACGATTTCGGCGGCGACGACGACAACTGGGTTTAA
- a CDS encoding DUF2755 family protein, translating to MAEISLPKPIIAGKPGRSTALGNLAYALFVLFSFWVGAQLLNVVVHAPGVLDNLMQMQESGRPQIKMGLAVGTIFALVPFLAGCVFAMVMAFFFRLRRRRF from the coding sequence ATGGCTGAGATATCGTTACCCAAACCCATAATCGCCGGGAAACCAGGAAGATCCACCGCGCTCGGCAATCTCGCCTACGCGCTGTTTGTACTGTTCTCTTTCTGGGTTGGCGCGCAACTCCTGAATGTCGTGGTGCATGCGCCAGGCGTTCTGGATAATCTGATGCAAATGCAGGAAAGCGGCCGTCCGCAAATTAAAATGGGGCTGGCTGTCGGCACCATCTTTGCGCTGGTGCCGTTTCTCGCAGGCTGCGTCTTTGCGATGGTCATGGCGTTTTTCTTCCGCCTGCGACGTCGTCGCTTTTAA
- a CDS encoding extensin-like domain-containing protein, whose amino-acid sequence MAKKGIAMVTTLALTALAGVWLYDYLPAWYNPFAPLSPLDPPTVVTRYKLRQMANNPQACLALLDEARKRDMIQYRVQTPTQGDCPLAAPVRVLRFGEVKLSSSFLASCPLALSSAMYVQQQAKPISASMMGSPLVRIDHYGSYACRNIYHRANARLSEHATADALDVSAFRFANGQQISVLKGWKESGPRGETLRALFGQSCLYFGNALGPDYNAAHANHFHLGMRGFGICR is encoded by the coding sequence ATGGCGAAAAAAGGGATAGCGATGGTGACAACCCTGGCGTTAACGGCGCTCGCAGGCGTCTGGCTTTATGATTATCTGCCGGCCTGGTATAACCCGTTCGCGCCGCTCTCGCCGCTTGACCCGCCGACCGTGGTGACGCGCTACAAACTGCGCCAGATGGCGAATAACCCGCAGGCGTGCCTGGCGCTGCTCGATGAAGCCCGTAAGCGGGATATGATCCAGTACCGCGTCCAGACGCCGACCCAAGGCGACTGCCCGCTGGCGGCACCCGTGCGGGTGTTACGCTTCGGCGAGGTCAAACTGAGCAGTTCGTTTCTCGCCAGCTGCCCGCTGGCGCTCAGCAGCGCCATGTATGTGCAGCAGCAGGCGAAGCCGATTAGCGCGTCGATGATGGGCAGCCCGCTGGTGCGCATCGATCACTACGGCAGCTACGCCTGCCGCAATATTTATCACCGCGCCAATGCGCGCTTAAGCGAACACGCGACGGCGGATGCGCTGGACGTCAGCGCGTTTCGCTTCGCCAACGGCCAGCAGATAAGCGTGCTGAAAGGCTGGAAGGAGAGCGGTCCGCGCGGCGAGACCCTGCGCGCGCTGTTCGGCCAGAGCTGCCTTTACTTCGGCAACGCGCTGGGGCCGGACTACAACGCGGCGCACGCCAACCATTTTCACTTAGGGATGCGCGGCTTTGGCATTTGCCGCTAA
- the iraP gene encoding anti-adapter protein IraP, translating into MKNLIAELLVKLAEKEEESKELVAQVEALEIVVTALLRHLDNETQQTLIASVEGALEGVQPESNVPQRDTELLQQYVKKLLRHPRT; encoded by the coding sequence ATGAAAAACCTTATAGCTGAACTACTGGTCAAGCTCGCCGAAAAGGAAGAAGAATCCAAAGAGTTAGTGGCCCAGGTTGAGGCCCTTGAGATTGTCGTCACCGCACTGCTGCGTCATCTGGACAACGAGACGCAACAGACGCTGATCGCAAGCGTGGAAGGGGCGCTGGAGGGCGTTCAGCCTGAAAGCAATGTGCCGCAGCGTGACACCGAATTGCTCCAGCAGTATGTAAAAAAGCTGCTGCGGCACCCCAGAACCTGA
- a CDS encoding multidrug efflux MFS transporter has product MESWKVNLISVWFGCFFTGLAISQILPFLPLYVAELGVQSHEALSLWSGLTFSVTFLVSAIVSPLWGSLADRKGRKLMLLRASLGMAVAILLQAFATSVWQLFALRALMGLTSGYIPNAMALVASQVPRDRSGWALSTLSTAQISGVILGPLMGGFLADSVGLRPVFLITALLLMISFAVTLFLIKEGVRPALARGEQLSGKAVFASLPAPWLVLSLFITTMVIQLSNGSISPILALFIKELTPDSSNIAFLSGMIAAVPGVSALLSAPRLGRLGDRIGTARVLMATLILAVVLFFAMSFVTSPVQLAVLRFLLGFADGAMFPAVQTLLVKYSSDKVTGRIFGYNQSFMYLGNVLGPLMGAGISAAAGYRWVFIATAVVLLINVWQFGIALRKNARR; this is encoded by the coding sequence ATGGAATCCTGGAAGGTTAATCTTATCTCCGTCTGGTTTGGCTGCTTCTTCACTGGCCTTGCGATCAGCCAAATCCTTCCTTTTCTGCCGCTTTATGTCGCCGAACTCGGCGTGCAGTCGCATGAGGCGCTATCGCTCTGGTCGGGGCTTACCTTCAGCGTCACTTTCCTGGTTTCCGCTATCGTCTCGCCGCTCTGGGGCAGCCTTGCTGACCGCAAGGGCCGCAAGCTGATGCTGCTGCGCGCCTCGCTCGGTATGGCGGTGGCGATTTTATTACAGGCGTTCGCCACCAGCGTCTGGCAGCTTTTCGCGCTGCGCGCGCTGATGGGGCTGACCTCCGGCTATATTCCTAACGCGATGGCGCTGGTCGCCTCGCAGGTGCCGCGCGACCGCAGCGGCTGGGCGCTCAGCACGCTCTCTACCGCGCAGATAAGCGGCGTGATCCTGGGCCCGCTGATGGGCGGTTTTCTGGCCGACAGCGTCGGGCTGCGCCCGGTGTTTTTGATTACCGCGCTGCTGCTGATGATAAGTTTCGCGGTGACGCTGTTTCTGATCAAAGAGGGCGTGCGGCCCGCGCTTGCCAGAGGCGAACAGCTGAGCGGCAAAGCGGTGTTCGCAAGCCTGCCTGCGCCGTGGCTGGTGCTGAGCCTGTTTATCACGACAATGGTTATCCAGCTCTCCAACGGCTCCATCAGCCCCATTCTGGCGCTGTTTATTAAAGAGCTGACGCCCGACAGCAGCAATATCGCGTTTTTGAGCGGGATGATCGCAGCGGTGCCTGGCGTATCGGCGCTGCTGAGCGCGCCGCGGCTCGGGCGGTTAGGCGATCGCATCGGCACCGCGCGGGTGTTGATGGCGACGCTCATTCTGGCGGTAGTGCTGTTCTTCGCGATGTCGTTTGTCACCTCGCCGGTGCAGCTTGCGGTGCTGCGCTTTTTGCTGGGCTTCGCCGATGGCGCGATGTTCCCGGCGGTGCAGACGCTGCTGGTGAAATACTCCTCTGATAAGGTCACCGGGCGTATCTTTGGCTATAACCAGTCGTTTATGTACCTCGGCAACGTGCTGGGGCCGCTGATGGGCGCGGGGATCTCCGCCGCCGCGGGTTACCGCTGGGTATTTATCGCCACGGCGGTCGTCTTGTTGATTAACGTCTGGCAGTTCGGCATAGCATTAAGAAAAAACGCACGTCGTTAA
- the aroL gene encoding shikimate kinase AroL: protein MNQPIYLVGARGCGKTTTGEALARALAYGFADTDRWLLEQTRMTVAEVVEKEGWPGFRARESEALQAVTAPATVVATGGGMVLRDENREFMRAHGVVIYLNVPVDVLAQRLEAFPEAGQRPTLTGKPMTEEIADVLAVRDALYRECAHHVIDAADAPTAIVSRIIDALHLAHAS from the coding sequence ATGAATCAACCCATTTATCTGGTCGGCGCGCGCGGCTGCGGAAAAACCACCACCGGCGAGGCGCTGGCACGCGCGCTGGCGTACGGCTTTGCCGATACCGACCGCTGGCTGCTGGAGCAGACGCGGATGACGGTCGCCGAAGTGGTGGAAAAAGAAGGCTGGCCAGGTTTTCGCGCCCGCGAAAGCGAGGCGTTGCAGGCGGTCACCGCGCCCGCGACGGTCGTCGCCACCGGCGGCGGCATGGTGCTGCGTGACGAGAACCGCGAGTTTATGCGCGCGCATGGCGTGGTGATTTATCTTAACGTGCCGGTCGATGTGCTGGCGCAGCGGCTAGAAGCCTTCCCGGAAGCAGGGCAGCGCCCGACGCTCACCGGCAAACCGATGACGGAAGAGATCGCCGACGTGCTGGCGGTGCGCGACGCGCTCTATCGCGAGTGCGCCCACCATGTGATTGACGCCGCCGACGCGCCCAC
- the proC gene encoding pyrroline-5-carboxylate reductase, with protein MEKKTGFIGCGNMGKAILSGLLTSGQTRAENVWVYTPSEESQQELKQEFGINAASSAQEVAQAADIVFGAVKPNIMLKVMSDIASSLNKDSLVVSIAAGITLDQLATVLGHDRKIIRTMPNTPSLVQAGMTSITPNALVSDEEIRDVLAMFRSFGEAEVVAEYLIHPVVGVSGSAPAYVFMFIEAMADAAVLGGMPRAQAYKFAAQAVMGSAKMVLETGKHPGELKDMVCSPGGTTIEAVRVLEERGMRAAVIEAMAQCMAKSEKLSKG; from the coding sequence GTGGAAAAGAAAACAGGCTTTATCGGTTGCGGCAATATGGGCAAGGCCATTCTCAGCGGCCTGCTCACCAGCGGCCAGACGCGGGCGGAAAACGTCTGGGTCTATACGCCATCGGAAGAGAGCCAGCAGGAACTTAAGCAGGAGTTTGGTATCAATGCCGCCTCCAGCGCGCAGGAAGTGGCACAGGCCGCGGATATCGTGTTTGGCGCGGTGAAGCCCAACATCATGCTGAAAGTCATGAGCGATATCGCTTCCAGCCTGAATAAAGACTCGCTGGTGGTCTCCATCGCCGCCGGGATCACGCTGGATCAGCTGGCGACCGTCCTCGGGCACGATCGTAAAATTATCCGCACCATGCCGAATACGCCGTCCCTGGTGCAGGCCGGGATGACCTCCATCACGCCGAACGCGCTGGTCAGCGATGAAGAAATCCGGGATGTGCTCGCGATGTTCCGAAGCTTCGGCGAGGCGGAAGTGGTAGCGGAATATCTGATTCACCCGGTCGTGGGCGTTAGCGGCTCGGCCCCTGCGTATGTCTTTATGTTTATCGAAGCGATGGCCGACGCGGCCGTACTTGGCGGTATGCCGCGCGCGCAGGCGTATAAATTCGCGGCCCAGGCGGTGATGGGCTCCGCCAAAATGGTGCTGGAAACCGGCAAACATCCGGGCGAGCTGAAAGATATGGTCTGCTCGCCGGGCGGAACGACCATCGAAGCGGTGCGGGTGCTGGAAGAGCGCGGGATGCGCGCGGCGGTGATTGAAGCGATGGCCCAGTGTATGGCCAAATCGGAAAAGCTCAGCAAGGGCTAA
- a CDS encoding sugar porter family MFS transporter — MSSVSEVTPAVSAQERKARRMNLFVSFSAAVAGLLFGLDIGVIAGALPFITDHFSLSSRAQEWVVSSMMLGAALGALFNGWLSSRLGRKYSLLAGAALFIIGSLGSAFAHSLEILLAARVILGVAVGIASYTAPLYLSEMASEKVRGKMISLYQLMVTLGILLAFLSDTALSYSGNWRAMLGVLALPAVVLLVMVVFLPNSPRWLAAKGMNIEAERVLRMLRDTSEKAREELNEIRESLKVKQGGWALFTANRNVRRAVFLGMLLQAMQQFTGMNIIMYYAPKIFQMAGFASTEEQMIATVVVGLTFMLATFIAVFTVDKAGRKPALKIGFSVMAIGTLVLGYCLMKVDHGEISGGISWLSVGMTMMCIAGYAMSAAPVVWILCSEIQPLKCRDFGVTCSTTTNWVSNMIIGATFLTLIDHIGAAGTFWLYTALNLVFVGVTFWLIPETKNVTLEHIEKNLMAGKKLRDIGQ; from the coding sequence ATGTCCTCGGTAAGTGAAGTCACGCCTGCTGTCAGCGCTCAGGAACGTAAAGCGCGCCGCATGAATCTGTTTGTTTCTTTTTCCGCTGCCGTCGCGGGCCTGCTGTTTGGCCTCGATATCGGCGTTATCGCCGGGGCGCTGCCCTTTATCACCGATCACTTCAGCTTAAGCAGCCGCGCCCAGGAGTGGGTGGTAAGCAGCATGATGCTCGGCGCCGCGCTGGGCGCGCTGTTTAACGGCTGGCTCTCGTCGCGTCTCGGGCGTAAGTACAGCCTGCTGGCGGGCGCGGCGCTGTTTATTATCGGATCGCTTGGATCGGCCTTCGCCCATTCGCTGGAAATATTGCTGGCGGCCCGCGTTATTCTCGGCGTGGCGGTCGGGATCGCCTCCTACACCGCGCCGCTCTATCTCTCGGAGATGGCCTCTGAGAAAGTGCGCGGCAAAATGATAAGCCTCTACCAGCTCATGGTGACGCTCGGCATTCTGCTGGCGTTTCTTTCCGATACCGCGCTGAGCTACAGCGGCAACTGGCGCGCCATGCTCGGCGTGCTGGCGCTGCCGGCCGTCGTTCTGCTGGTGATGGTGGTGTTTCTGCCCAACAGCCCGCGCTGGCTTGCGGCCAAAGGCATGAACATCGAGGCGGAACGCGTGCTGCGCATGCTGCGCGATACCTCCGAAAAAGCGCGTGAGGAACTGAATGAAATTCGCGAAAGCCTGAAGGTGAAGCAGGGCGGCTGGGCGCTCTTCACCGCCAACCGCAACGTGCGCCGCGCCGTGTTTCTCGGCATGCTGCTACAGGCGATGCAGCAGTTTACCGGCATGAACATCATCATGTATTACGCGCCGAAAATCTTCCAGATGGCGGGGTTCGCCAGCACCGAAGAGCAGATGATCGCAACGGTCGTGGTGGGGCTGACCTTTATGCTCGCCACCTTTATCGCGGTGTTTACGGTGGATAAAGCGGGCCGCAAACCGGCGCTGAAAATCGGCTTTAGCGTCATGGCGATAGGCACGCTGGTGCTCGGCTACTGCCTGATGAAAGTCGATCACGGCGAAATTTCTGGCGGCATCTCCTGGCTTTCCGTCGGCATGACCATGATGTGTATCGCAGGTTACGCCATGAGCGCCGCGCCGGTGGTCTGGATTCTGTGCTCGGAAATCCAGCCGCTGAAATGTCGCGATTTCGGCGTCACCTGTTCGACCACCACCAACTGGGTGTCGAATATGATTATCGGCGCCACCTTCCTGACGCTTATCGACCATATCGGCGCGGCGGGCACCTTCTGGCTCTATACCGCGCTGAATCTGGTGTTTGTCGGCGTCACGTTCTGGCTTATCCCGGAAACCAAAAACGTCACGCTTGAGCATATTGAAAAGAACCTGATGGCGGGCAAGAAGCTGCGCGATATCGGGCAGTGA
- the ddlA gene encoding D-alanine--D-alanine ligase translates to MAKLRVGIVFGGKSAEHEVSLQSAKNIVDAIDKEKFDVVLLGIDKQGQWHVNDASRYLLNAEDPARIALHRSEKNVALIPGLSQQQLIESDNRQALPQLDVIFPIVHGTLGEDGSLQGMLRMANIPFVGSGVLGSAVSMDKDVAKRLLRDAGLAVAPFITLTRASRQRISFEDVKAQLGLPLFVKPANQGSSVGVSKVNDEAQYHAAVALAFEFDHKVVVETGIKGREIECAVLGNEEPQASTCGEIVVSSEFYSYDTKYIDDQAARVVVPADIAPDVNEKIRAIAVRAFQALECAGLARVDVFLTPDNEVIINEINTLPGFTNISMYPKLWQASGIGYQELITRLIELALERHQADASLKSSITG, encoded by the coding sequence ATGGCAAAACTGCGCGTGGGCATTGTGTTTGGCGGAAAATCGGCGGAGCACGAGGTGTCGCTTCAGTCGGCGAAAAATATCGTCGATGCGATTGATAAAGAAAAATTCGACGTCGTGCTGCTGGGCATTGATAAACAGGGCCAGTGGCATGTGAATGACGCCTCCCGCTATCTGCTGAACGCGGAAGATCCGGCGCGCATCGCCCTGCACCGTTCCGAAAAAAATGTCGCGCTGATCCCGGGCCTCAGCCAGCAGCAACTCATCGAATCGGACAACCGCCAGGCGCTGCCGCAGCTGGATGTGATCTTCCCGATTGTCCACGGCACGCTCGGCGAAGACGGCTCCCTGCAGGGGATGCTGCGTATGGCGAATATTCCGTTTGTCGGCTCCGGCGTGCTCGGCTCGGCGGTCAGCATGGATAAAGACGTCGCCAAACGTCTGCTGCGCGACGCCGGTCTTGCGGTCGCGCCCTTTATTACGCTTACCCGCGCCAGCCGCCAGCGCATCTCTTTTGAAGACGTGAAAGCGCAGCTCGGCCTGCCGCTGTTTGTGAAGCCCGCGAACCAGGGCTCTTCCGTCGGCGTCAGCAAAGTGAATGACGAAGCGCAGTATCACGCCGCCGTCGCGCTGGCGTTTGAGTTCGACCATAAAGTGGTGGTGGAAACCGGCATTAAAGGCCGTGAGATCGAGTGCGCGGTGCTCGGCAACGAGGAACCGCAGGCGAGCACCTGTGGGGAGATCGTGGTGAGCAGCGAGTTTTACTCCTACGACACCAAATACATCGACGATCAGGCCGCCCGCGTGGTGGTGCCTGCGGATATCGCGCCTGACGTGAATGAGAAGATCCGCGCTATCGCGGTTCGTGCGTTTCAGGCGCTGGAGTGCGCGGGGCTTGCGCGCGTTGACGTGTTCCTGACACCGGACAACGAGGTGATCATTAATGAGATCAATACGCTGCCGGGCTTTACCAATATCAGCATGTATCCGAAGCTGTGGCAGGCGAGCGGCATTGGCTACCAGGAATTGATCACCCGCCTGATTGAACTGGCGCTGGAGCGCCACCAGGCCGATGCGTCGCTGAAAAGCTCGATCACCGGCTAA